A stretch of bacterium DNA encodes these proteins:
- a CDS encoding cytochrome c oxidase assembly protein, producing the protein MKRNTKLLLILLAVMLGMFAFGYANVPLFKLFCSAVGINVSQPSEMAAKAAVDSAATSEDTSRSIKVLFTTTVSDNLPIVFESDKSRADMHPGGLDEVHYRFVNLSDDTLYFRPVHSVYPAEANDKYTMIKCFCFKDMILAPHEEVTHPLLFSIHKDLDPSITRMTMHYTLFRRDPRAADWNPGVMQKLGSEK; encoded by the coding sequence ATGAAACGCAACACCAAGCTGCTCTTGATCCTGCTGGCCGTGATGCTGGGGATGTTCGCGTTCGGCTATGCCAACGTGCCGCTGTTCAAGCTGTTCTGCTCGGCCGTGGGGATCAATGTCTCGCAGCCCAGCGAGATGGCGGCCAAGGCCGCGGTCGACTCCGCCGCCACGAGCGAGGACACCAGCCGCAGTATCAAGGTGCTGTTCACCACCACGGTGAGCGACAACCTGCCCATCGTGTTCGAGAGCGACAAGAGCCGCGCCGACATGCATCCCGGCGGGCTGGATGAGGTGCATTACCGTTTTGTCAACCTGAGCGACGACACCCTGTATTTCCGGCCCGTGCACAGTGTCTACCCGGCCGAGGCCAACGACAAGTACACAATGATCAAGTGTTTCTGCTTCAAGGACATGATCCTGGCCCCGCACGAGGAGGTCACGCATCCGCTGCTGTTCTCGATCCACAAGGACCTCGACCCCTCGATCACCCGGATGACCATGCACTACACCCTGTTCCGCCGTGACCCCAGGGCCGCGGA